A region of Salvelinus alpinus chromosome 6, SLU_Salpinus.1, whole genome shotgun sequence DNA encodes the following proteins:
- the LOC139577903 gene encoding neuronal acetylcholine receptor subunit alpha-9-I-like, whose amino-acid sequence MSKILFVYEVGENCTTPKSERTPLYSEEPMSGNSALARNHYHDDLYHDGCYQDDCHRLGPYQYGNGHLQNHHSTHQNHLDNSRYGNGGHRDDRYSNRSNQNHHSNPSQTSKGEGGEEKREPLRGYHHIGTEELDYQAPPPGNLQNGGLNEPLPYPKEKHLSPASDPACSCSCPCPHHKQVVYNIQYIANCFREQRATCAKGAEWKKVAKVMDRFFMWIFFIMVFLMSILIIGKAT is encoded by the exons ATGTCTAAGATCCTGTTTGTGTACGAGGTGGGGGAGAACTGCACGACACCGAAGAGTGAGAGAACACCTCTTTACAGCGAGGAACCAATGTCGGGCAACTCCGCCCTGGCACGGAACCATTACCACGACGACCTCTACCATGACGGCTGTTACCAAGACGACTGCCATCGCCTCGGTCCGTACCAGTATGGCAATGGGCATCTCCAAAACCACcacagcacacatcaaaatcacCTCGACAACAGTCGCTACGGTAACGGCGGTCACCGCGACGATCGTTACAGTAACCGTAGTAACCAGAACCATCACAGCAACCCGAGCCAGACCTCCAAGGGGGAAGGGGGCGAGGAGAAGAGGGAGCCCCTGAGAGGATACCACCACATCGGGACAGAGGAGTTGGACTATCAGGCCCCGCCTCCAGGGAACCTCCAGAATGGTGGGCTGAATGAGCCGCTGCCTTACCCCAAGGAGAAGCACCTCAGCCCAGCCTCGGACCCggcctgctcctgctcctgcccCTGCCCACACCACAAACAG GTGGTGTATAACATCCAGTACATCGCCAACTGTTTCCGGGAGCAACGGGCGACGTGTGCTAAAGGGGCGGAGTGGAAGAAGGTTGCCAAGGTGATGGACCGGTTCTTCATGTGGATCTTCTTCATCATGGTCTTCCTCATGAGTATCCTCATCATCGGCAAGGCAACTTGA